A genomic region of Ensifer adhaerens contains the following coding sequences:
- a CDS encoding leucyl aminopeptidase: protein MPMKFEFTFAKSHRPSGGVAVLLKTSGAGAAAGADVADPEDVVAKAAKVKKFTGKAFSSLDIIAPHGSPADRVIVFGIGEADALSDHDWLKAGGAVAAKLGSADKVTVFIDAPEVEVTGKAAADFALGMEMNAYSFDGYKTKKADDDAKTSGKPTKVTIVTGTVIAAKKAFAAAEAVAEGVFLARDLVNEPANVLGPVEFAAKAKELEKLGVEVEILTEKDMKKLGMGALLGVAQGSTRPPRLVIMQWKGGKAKERPLAFIGKGVVFDSGGISIKPAAGMEEMKGDMGGAAAVTGLMHVLAAREAKVNVIGIIGLVENMPDGSAQRPGDIVTSMSGQTIEVINTDAEGRLVLCDALWYCNDRFKPQAMIDLATLTGAIMVALATHHAGLFSNDDRLAGQLLAAGVATHERLWRMPLGKEYDKMIDSKFADMKNTGGRYGGAVTAAQFLKRFVKDTPWAHLDIAGTAMGAPTDEVNQSWGSGFGVRLLDELVRASYEA from the coding sequence ATGCCGATGAAGTTCGAGTTCACCTTTGCCAAGTCCCACCGGCCGAGCGGCGGTGTCGCGGTACTCCTCAAGACGTCGGGCGCTGGAGCCGCTGCTGGCGCCGACGTCGCCGATCCGGAAGATGTTGTGGCAAAGGCGGCCAAGGTGAAGAAGTTCACCGGAAAGGCATTCTCCAGCCTCGATATCATAGCGCCGCATGGCTCTCCCGCAGACCGAGTCATCGTGTTCGGAATTGGAGAGGCGGATGCACTCTCGGATCACGATTGGCTGAAGGCCGGCGGCGCGGTTGCGGCGAAACTCGGCTCGGCTGACAAGGTGACCGTCTTCATCGATGCTCCCGAGGTCGAAGTGACCGGCAAGGCGGCCGCCGACTTCGCGCTCGGTATGGAGATGAACGCCTATAGCTTCGACGGCTATAAGACCAAAAAGGCCGACGACGACGCCAAGACCTCCGGCAAGCCGACCAAGGTCACGATCGTGACCGGTACCGTCATTGCTGCGAAGAAGGCTTTCGCGGCGGCAGAGGCGGTGGCCGAAGGCGTGTTCCTGGCGCGCGATCTGGTGAACGAGCCGGCGAACGTACTGGGCCCGGTCGAATTTGCGGCGAAAGCGAAGGAACTGGAGAAACTCGGCGTTGAGGTGGAAATCCTCACCGAAAAGGATATGAAAAAGCTCGGCATGGGTGCGCTTCTCGGCGTGGCGCAGGGCTCTACCCGTCCGCCGCGCCTTGTCATCATGCAGTGGAAGGGTGGCAAGGCCAAGGAGCGGCCGCTCGCCTTCATCGGCAAGGGCGTCGTCTTCGACAGCGGCGGCATCTCGATCAAGCCGGCCGCCGGCATGGAGGAAATGAAGGGCGACATGGGCGGTGCGGCTGCCGTCACCGGCCTGATGCACGTGCTGGCCGCGCGTGAGGCGAAGGTCAACGTCATCGGGATCATCGGCCTTGTGGAAAATATGCCCGATGGCAGCGCTCAGCGCCCCGGTGACATCGTCACCTCGATGTCCGGCCAGACGATCGAGGTGATCAACACGGATGCAGAAGGTCGTCTCGTGCTTTGCGATGCGCTCTGGTACTGCAACGATCGCTTCAAGCCGCAGGCAATGATCGACCTTGCGACACTGACCGGCGCGATCATGGTGGCGCTGGCGACCCATCACGCCGGCCTGTTCTCGAACGACGACCGTCTCGCCGGACAATTGCTCGCCGCTGGCGTCGCGACGCATGAACGCCTGTGGCGCATGCCGCTCGGCAAGGAATACGACAAGATGATCGACAGCAAGTTTGCCGACATGAAAAACACCGGCGGCCGCTACGGCGGCGCGGTGACGGCGGCGCAGTTCCTGAAGCGTTTCGTCAAGGACACGCCCTGGGCGCACCTCGATATCGCCGGCACTGCCATGGGTGCGCCGACCGATGAGGTCAACCAGTCCTGGGGCTCGGGCTTCGGGGTACGACTGCTCGATGAGCTGGTGCGGGCGAGCTACGAGGCCTGA
- a CDS encoding DNA polymerase III subunit chi, whose product MTEILFYHLTESKLEDALPPLLDKSVERGWRVAVQTIDVERRDALDTHLWVYRDESFLPHGTDAGEFAADQPVLLVADEGNANAATVRFVIDGASPPDVSAYERIVFMFDGYDQEQLEGARAHWKRLKAEGHTLTYWQQNRDGRWEKKA is encoded by the coding sequence ATGACCGAAATCCTGTTCTATCATCTGACGGAATCGAAGCTCGAAGACGCACTGCCGCCGTTGCTCGACAAGAGTGTCGAGCGCGGCTGGCGGGTGGCCGTGCAGACGATCGACGTCGAGCGGCGTGACGCGCTGGATACGCACCTCTGGGTCTATCGTGACGAGAGCTTCCTGCCACATGGCACCGATGCCGGCGAATTCGCCGCCGATCAGCCGGTGTTGTTGGTGGCCGACGAAGGCAATGCGAATGCGGCGACGGTTCGTTTCGTCATCGATGGCGCCAGCCCGCCTGACGTTTCGGCCTATGAGCGCATCGTGTTCATGTTCGACGGTTACGACCAGGAGCAGCTTGAAGGCGCGCGCGCCCATTGGAAACGGCTGAAGGCGGAGGGGCACACCTTGACCTACTGGCAGCAGAACCGCGACGGCCGTTGGGAAAAAAAGGCCTGA
- a CDS encoding Gfo/Idh/MocA family protein, with product MAPINIALVGIGKIVRDQHLPAIAKNSDYHLIAAASRHGTVDGIDNFKSIEAMLEAVPSIEAVSLCMPPQYRYEAARAALDAGKHVFLEKPPGATLSEVADLEALAASKGLSLFASWHSRYAPAVEAAKSFLAATTINDVQVIWKEDVRHWHPNQEWIWAAGGLGVFDPGINALSIVTHILPNPLFVTAAVLEFPENRDAPIAANITFTDAQKLPVSAEFDWRQTGKQSWDIVARTAAGEMVLSEGGAKLAVDGKLVHQEPEQEYPMLYRRFAEIVKARKSDVDLAPLRHVADAFMLGKRKFVEAFHD from the coding sequence ATGGCCCCCATCAATATTGCCCTTGTCGGTATCGGCAAGATCGTTCGTGACCAGCACCTGCCGGCGATCGCCAAGAACAGCGACTATCACCTGATCGCCGCCGCAAGCCGGCATGGCACGGTCGACGGCATCGACAACTTCAAATCGATCGAAGCTATGCTCGAAGCCGTACCTTCGATCGAGGCCGTGTCACTGTGCATGCCGCCGCAGTATCGCTACGAGGCTGCCCGCGCCGCGCTCGACGCGGGCAAGCATGTGTTCCTGGAAAAGCCCCCGGGCGCCACCCTCAGCGAAGTCGCCGACCTCGAGGCACTGGCGGCATCGAAGGGGTTGTCGCTGTTCGCAAGCTGGCACTCCCGTTACGCGCCTGCCGTCGAAGCGGCAAAATCCTTCCTGGCGGCAACGACGATCAATGATGTCCAGGTCATCTGGAAAGAAGACGTGCGCCACTGGCACCCGAACCAGGAATGGATCTGGGCGGCGGGAGGCCTCGGCGTCTTCGATCCCGGCATCAACGCACTTTCGATCGTCACGCACATCCTCCCGAACCCGCTGTTCGTGACCGCGGCCGTGCTTGAATTCCCCGAGAACCGCGACGCGCCGATCGCTGCCAACATCACCTTCACAGATGCGCAGAAACTGCCGGTTTCCGCCGAGTTCGACTGGCGCCAGACCGGCAAGCAGAGCTGGGACATCGTTGCCCGGACCGCGGCGGGCGAGATGGTACTGTCCGAAGGCGGCGCGAAGCTCGCCGTCGATGGCAAGCTCGTGCATCAGGAACCGGAACAGGAATACCCGATGCTCTATCGGCGCTTCGCCGAGATCGTCAAAGCCCGAAAGTCGGACGTCGATCTGGCGCCGCTGCGCCACGTTGCCGATGCTTTCATGCTCGGAAAGCGCAAGTTCGTCGAGGCCTTCCACGACTGA
- a CDS encoding GNAT family N-acetyltransferase has product MQQKIRRASRGELDVMIEWAAEEGWNPGLGDAGPFWATDPDGYWVADGEDGPVGAISLVRYNESYGFLGFYITRPDHRGQGIGRQLWQQAMSAAEGRIIGLDGVVAQQEIYRRSGFTYAHANIRYGGSIDVVEPPGADLLEVAPVHMPLLTDFDRRFVPARREAFLREWLKPSDGRRSVLLLRDGAVAAYGTIRACRNGFKIGPLFSDTETGADLVFRKLAAAVNGSEVFLDIPEPNASAKALCDRYNLRPVFETARMYRGPDPGLPLARIHGITTFELG; this is encoded by the coding sequence ATGCAGCAGAAAATTCGTCGAGCAAGCCGCGGGGAACTCGACGTCATGATCGAGTGGGCGGCCGAGGAGGGATGGAATCCGGGGCTCGGCGATGCGGGCCCTTTCTGGGCGACCGATCCGGACGGTTATTGGGTGGCCGACGGAGAGGACGGCCCCGTCGGAGCGATCTCGCTGGTGCGATACAATGAAAGCTACGGCTTTCTTGGTTTCTACATCACCCGACCGGACCATCGCGGTCAGGGCATCGGCCGGCAACTGTGGCAGCAGGCGATGTCGGCCGCCGAAGGACGCATAATCGGCCTCGATGGCGTGGTCGCCCAGCAGGAGATTTATCGCCGCTCCGGTTTCACCTACGCCCATGCGAATATCCGCTACGGCGGCAGCATCGACGTCGTCGAGCCGCCGGGCGCCGATCTTCTGGAGGTGGCGCCGGTCCATATGCCGCTCCTCACTGACTTTGACCGCCGCTTCGTCCCCGCCCGTCGCGAGGCATTTCTTCGCGAATGGCTGAAGCCGAGCGATGGACGGCGTAGCGTCTTGCTGCTGCGCGACGGCGCGGTCGCGGCCTATGGCACGATCAGGGCCTGCCGCAACGGCTTCAAGATCGGGCCGCTGTTTTCCGACACCGAGACGGGGGCCGATCTGGTCTTTCGCAAGCTTGCAGCCGCTGTCAACGGCAGTGAGGTCTTTCTCGACATTCCCGAACCGAACGCCTCGGCCAAGGCGCTTTGCGATCGCTACAATCTGCGGCCCGTATTCGAAACGGCGCGCATGTATCGCGGGCCGGACCCCGGGTTGCCCCTTGCGCGGATCCACGGCATCACCACGTTCGAATTGGGCTGA
- a CDS encoding ABC-F family ATP-binding cassette domain-containing protein, with translation MIQISGLSARIAGRLLIENASVTLPAGTKAGLVGRNGAGKSTLFRIITGEFASEAGSIALPKNARIGQVAQEAPGTEEPLIEIVLKADKERTALVAEAETATDPHRIAEIQTRLADIGAHSAEARAASILAGLGFDHEAQLRPASSFSGGWRMRVALAGVLFSEPDLLLLDEPTNYLDLEGTLWLEDYIRRYPHTVIIISHDRDLLNTAVNAIVHLDQKKLTFYRGPYDQFERQKAEADELQMKAKAKNDAARKHLQSFIDRFKAKATKARQAQSRVKALERMGTIAAVIEDHVQGFSFPDPEKEAASPIIAVTGGTVGYEPGKPILKRLNLRIDTDDRIALLGSNGNGKSTFAKFISGRLAPEAGELKIAPNLKVGFFAQHQLDDLIPTQSAVEHVRRRMPEAPEAKVRSRVAQMGLATEKMETPAKDLSGGEKARLLMGLAAFDAPNLLILDEPTNHLDIDSRNALITALNDYSGAVILISHDRHLIEATADRLWLVRDGTVTSYDGDLEDYRSLIVGGPKAKDEKPRPTGVDDSLSKADQRKANADKRASLAPLRKKINEIESLTGKLEKLIQALDVELADPALYEKSPAKAAQKAKERSDAAAKLSHAEEQWLELSAEYEEAMAG, from the coding sequence ATGATCCAGATTTCCGGCCTTTCCGCCCGCATCGCGGGACGTCTCCTCATCGAAAATGCATCCGTGACGCTTCCGGCGGGCACGAAGGCGGGGCTCGTGGGCCGAAACGGCGCTGGCAAGTCCACGCTGTTTCGCATCATCACCGGCGAATTCGCGTCGGAAGCCGGCTCGATCGCGCTGCCGAAGAACGCGCGCATCGGTCAGGTGGCGCAGGAGGCGCCCGGCACAGAGGAACCGCTGATCGAGATCGTGCTCAAGGCGGACAAGGAGCGCACTGCGCTGGTCGCCGAAGCGGAAACAGCGACCGATCCGCACCGGATTGCCGAAATCCAGACACGGCTCGCCGACATCGGTGCCCACTCCGCAGAAGCGCGTGCTGCAAGCATTCTCGCCGGCCTCGGCTTCGACCACGAAGCACAGCTGCGTCCCGCCTCCTCATTTTCGGGCGGCTGGCGGATGCGGGTGGCGCTCGCGGGCGTGCTCTTTTCCGAGCCGGATTTGCTGCTGCTCGACGAGCCGACCAACTATCTCGACCTTGAAGGCACGCTCTGGCTCGAAGATTACATCCGCCGCTATCCGCACACCGTCATCATCATCAGCCACGACCGCGACCTCTTGAACACCGCGGTCAACGCCATCGTGCATCTCGATCAGAAGAAGCTCACCTTCTATCGTGGGCCCTACGACCAGTTCGAGCGGCAGAAGGCGGAAGCCGACGAGCTGCAGATGAAGGCGAAAGCCAAGAACGACGCGGCACGGAAGCACCTCCAGAGCTTCATCGACCGCTTCAAGGCCAAGGCCACCAAGGCCCGCCAGGCGCAAAGCCGCGTCAAGGCGCTGGAGCGCATGGGTACGATTGCGGCGGTGATCGAAGATCATGTCCAGGGCTTCTCCTTCCCGGACCCGGAGAAGGAAGCCGCCTCGCCGATCATCGCCGTCACCGGCGGTACCGTCGGCTACGAGCCCGGTAAGCCCATCCTAAAGCGTTTGAACCTCAGGATCGACACGGACGACCGTATCGCCCTGCTCGGTTCGAACGGCAACGGCAAGTCCACTTTCGCCAAGTTCATCTCGGGTCGCCTTGCACCAGAGGCGGGCGAACTGAAGATTGCGCCGAACCTCAAGGTCGGCTTCTTCGCCCAGCACCAGCTCGACGACCTGATCCCCACCCAGAGCGCCGTCGAACATGTACGGCGACGCATGCCCGAAGCACCCGAAGCAAAGGTGCGCTCGCGCGTGGCGCAGATGGGGCTTGCGACGGAAAAGATGGAAACGCCCGCCAAGGATCTTTCCGGCGGTGAAAAGGCGCGGCTGCTCATGGGCCTTGCCGCCTTCGACGCGCCGAACCTCCTGATCCTCGACGAGCCGACCAACCACCTCGACATCGACAGCCGCAACGCGCTGATCACGGCGCTCAACGACTATTCCGGTGCCGTGATCCTGATCTCGCACGACCGGCACCTGATCGAGGCGACGGCCGACCGGCTGTGGCTGGTGCGTGATGGAACGGTGACCAGCTACGATGGCGACCTTGAAGACTACCGCAGCCTGATCGTCGGGGGACCGAAGGCGAAGGACGAGAAGCCGAGGCCGACCGGCGTCGATGACAGCCTTTCGAAGGCGGACCAGCGTAAGGCCAACGCCGACAAGCGCGCCTCGCTGGCGCCGCTTCGCAAGAAGATCAATGAAATCGAATCCTTGACCGGAAAGCTGGAAAAACTGATTCAGGCACTTGATGTGGAACTTGCCGATCCGGCGCTCTACGAAAAATCCCCGGCGAAGGCTGCACAAAAGGCCAAGGAACGTTCCGACGCGGCGGCGAAACTCTCTCACGCCGAAGAGCAATGGCTCGAGCTTTCCGCCGAGTACGAAGAGGCGATGGCCGGTTGA
- a CDS encoding MarR family winged helix-turn-helix transcriptional regulator, translating to MTEKVEVAERLFDLYHCVHRLVNASMSEEGVSLARSKFLFYLNTLGPCRCADIASALNFAARTVTEAIDGLERDGMVVREADPEDRRAKIISITDRGRLALEAALQPRHRTIDELFSALDDCERTELFRLLGCLREKASEIDENRQPVAA from the coding sequence ATGACAGAAAAAGTCGAAGTCGCCGAGCGGCTCTTCGATCTCTATCACTGCGTTCATCGCCTGGTGAACGCGTCTATGTCGGAGGAAGGCGTTTCGCTCGCGCGCAGCAAATTCCTGTTCTATCTGAACACGCTGGGGCCTTGCCGCTGCGCGGATATCGCCTCGGCGCTCAACTTTGCGGCCAGAACCGTCACCGAAGCGATCGACGGGTTGGAGCGGGACGGCATGGTCGTCCGTGAAGCAGATCCGGAAGATCGTCGCGCGAAGATCATCTCGATCACCGATCGCGGGAGGCTCGCACTGGAAGCGGCCTTGCAGCCGCGCCATCGCACGATCGATGAACTGTTTTCCGCGCTTGACGATTGCGAGCGCACCGAGCTCTTCCGCTTGCTTGGCTGCCTCCGGGAAAAGGCGTCGGAGATCGATGAGAACCGCCAGCCGGTCGCCGCCTGA
- a CDS encoding GGDEF domain-containing protein, giving the protein MTRQVPADAGRSQARQAAIILKVAHAMSAHGIAALPRNYELFYEALSGRLPQLSRDLAALGHNPQQDSLDALGLKHHLVSHAALAADRTRAAAQEILADMAGKLKLALTQKQTFKIELDRFAGRLAADPVAGLSDFADDAARLRETAGRLMNEENALQHALETSAQRMAEFEGDLAESSRSLTRDAATGLPNRLALTAKLDSILETERADQPIALLLVSVQGLHEMAERHGGAVAAKALAKVSALFRKSIKKNDFVARAGQQDFAFVCRDVSLENAETIARRLRQSVEELKVALPGRAHTAETLSLAAGITIAQPASTSADLINQAELALAGARDGAGILGYSAALGRGHGRTYGQSAA; this is encoded by the coding sequence ATGACCAGGCAAGTTCCAGCGGACGCCGGCCGATCGCAGGCGCGGCAGGCAGCGATCATTCTGAAAGTGGCGCATGCCATGTCCGCGCACGGGATCGCTGCCCTGCCCCGCAATTACGAACTTTTCTACGAGGCGCTGTCCGGTCGCTTGCCCCAGCTTTCCCGGGACCTTGCGGCACTCGGGCACAACCCGCAACAGGACTCGCTGGACGCCTTGGGCCTCAAGCATCACCTTGTCTCCCACGCAGCCCTCGCAGCGGACCGGACGAGAGCTGCAGCCCAGGAAATCCTCGCCGACATGGCCGGCAAGCTCAAGCTTGCGCTGACGCAGAAGCAAACGTTCAAGATCGAACTCGATCGTTTCGCCGGTCGGCTGGCGGCAGATCCCGTTGCCGGCCTGTCGGACTTCGCCGACGACGCCGCACGGCTCCGAGAAACGGCAGGGCGTTTGATGAACGAAGAGAATGCCCTGCAGCACGCACTGGAAACCAGTGCGCAGCGCATGGCCGAATTCGAGGGGGATCTCGCCGAAAGCAGCCGGTCGCTTACCCGCGACGCCGCGACGGGCTTGCCGAACCGTCTGGCGCTGACAGCGAAGCTCGACTCCATTCTCGAAACGGAGCGGGCAGACCAGCCGATTGCCCTGCTTCTCGTCTCCGTTCAAGGGCTTCACGAGATGGCCGAGCGCCACGGTGGCGCGGTTGCGGCGAAGGCGCTTGCCAAGGTGTCGGCGCTGTTTCGCAAGTCGATCAAGAAGAACGATTTCGTCGCTCGCGCGGGCCAGCAGGACTTCGCCTTCGTCTGCCGGGATGTCAGCCTCGAAAATGCCGAGACCATAGCGCGCCGCCTCCGGCAATCCGTGGAAGAACTGAAAGTCGCCCTTCCCGGGCGGGCACACACCGCCGAGACGCTCTCGCTTGCAGCCGGCATCACCATCGCGCAACCGGCATCGACGAGCGCCGACCTCATCAACCAGGCGGAACTGGCGCTGGCCGGCGCACGCGATGGCGCCGGTATCCTTGGCTATTCGGCGGCGCTCGGCCGCGGCCACGGCAGGACCTACGGTCAGAGCGCCGCTTGA